A genomic stretch from Natronomonas gomsonensis includes:
- a CDS encoding riboflavin synthase: MFTGIVEETGEVVAIEDGPEGRRIRVSASFPADLEHGQSVAVSGACLTVEDADTESFELFCSEETLDRTYLDEIEVGDSLNLERALPADGRFDGHFVQGHVDGVGEVTEIEQLGDDWTFGFSLPEHLGRYVVEKGSISVDGISLTVADLRDDEFTVAIIPATYELTTLAEKSVGDPVHLEVDVVAKYVESLTEGYR, translated from the coding sequence ATGTTCACCGGCATCGTCGAGGAGACGGGCGAAGTCGTCGCAATCGAGGACGGTCCCGAGGGGCGTCGCATCCGCGTGTCGGCGTCGTTCCCTGCGGACCTCGAACACGGACAGAGCGTCGCCGTCAGCGGGGCGTGTCTCACGGTCGAAGACGCCGACACCGAGAGCTTCGAGCTGTTCTGCTCGGAGGAGACGCTCGACCGGACGTATCTAGACGAAATCGAGGTCGGCGATTCGCTCAATCTCGAACGTGCGCTGCCGGCCGACGGGCGCTTCGACGGCCACTTCGTCCAGGGCCACGTCGACGGCGTCGGCGAGGTGACCGAAATCGAGCAGTTGGGAGATGACTGGACGTTCGGGTTCTCGTTGCCCGAACACCTCGGTCGGTACGTCGTCGAGAAGGGCTCTATCTCCGTCGACGGGATTTCGCTCACGGTCGCGGACCTCCGGGACGACGAGTTCACCGTCGCCATCATCCCGGCGACCTACGAGTTGACGACGCTCGCCGAGAAGTCCGTCGGCGACCCCGTCCACCTCGAAGTCGACGTGGTCGCGAAGTACGTCGAGAGCCTGACCGAGGGGTACCGATAG
- a CDS encoding alpha/beta fold hydrolase, whose protein sequence is MESTSVASRRVRVETTDGRGGRDETDMRYLVSGTGPPVVLLHGIGLDSATVSWRHLIPELAAERTVYAPDLPGHAESGRPSVRYTTGYFRSVLESFLEKLGLETAPLVGISMGGCLALGHALDNPVERLVLVDSYGLGTDAPWRPAATAMLGVPGAYSGWWATIGSNRATVRSHLETLTDGSPTDSHVEDVYRAVQDAAVGRTVSSWQRSEFRYGGLETCYLDRLDELTAETLLVHGTEDPLLPASWSERAAERTGASLELMENCGHWPSREAPERFNETVRAFL, encoded by the coding sequence ATGGAGTCGACGAGCGTCGCCTCACGACGGGTCCGGGTCGAGACGACCGACGGACGCGGCGGACGCGACGAGACGGACATGCGGTATCTGGTCTCCGGGACGGGCCCGCCCGTGGTGTTGCTCCACGGCATCGGTCTGGATTCGGCGACGGTTTCCTGGCGCCACCTGATTCCCGAGTTGGCGGCCGAGCGGACGGTGTACGCCCCCGACTTGCCCGGCCACGCCGAGAGCGGCCGGCCGAGCGTCCGCTATACGACCGGTTACTTCCGGAGCGTGCTCGAATCGTTCCTCGAGAAGCTCGGATTGGAGACAGCACCGCTTGTCGGCATCTCGATGGGCGGCTGTCTCGCGCTGGGTCACGCCCTCGACAACCCAGTCGAGCGGCTCGTGTTGGTCGACAGCTACGGGCTGGGAACGGATGCCCCGTGGCGGCCGGCAGCGACGGCGATGTTGGGCGTTCCCGGTGCATACTCCGGGTGGTGGGCGACCATCGGATCCAATCGAGCGACGGTTCGGAGTCACCTGGAAACGTTGACCGACGGCTCACCCACCGACAGCCACGTCGAGGACGTGTATCGGGCGGTACAGGACGCCGCTGTCGGCCGAACCGTCTCGAGTTGGCAGCGCAGCGAGTTCCGCTACGGTGGGTTGGAGACCTGTTATCTCGACCGACTCGACGAACTGACCGCCGAGACGCTGTTGGTTCACGGCACCGAGGACCCCCTGTTGCCGGCGTCGTGGTCCGAACGGGCGGCCGAGCGGACCGGCGCGTCGCTTGAGTTGATGGAGAACTGCGGTCACTGGCCCTCTCGGGAAGCCCCCGAGCGGTTCAACGAGACGGTCCGTGCGTTCCTCTAA
- a CDS encoding UvrD-helicase domain-containing protein has translation MADSTHVTRLFGGPGSGKTTALLDRVDEMLDEGVAVNDILVVSYTRAAAQEVRERLAERLDCTPKSLRGNVCTMHAKAYELLNLSRGDVVGEKHKEAFCEEYGLDFEDEYKSSRRRSARSTTLGNKIIATSQWLQRTERDVADWYDVPFQWDEEEVRLPPEVDDNAQTGNKYTPTWPSSDDRIDIPEAIRGWRAYKGEEGVVGFADMLERVQQRSLLPNVEHLVIDEFQDITTLQYGVYEEWKPHMESVLIAGDDDQVVYAWQGADPNLLLDEEVDDDIVLPNSYRLPSKILNVVNTQISHIEKRQDKDLKPRKQGGSVEAVRSPSMLDLVRNVRGTLEQDTEGTVMVLFRARYQMFQFMDEFIDDGMPFTSLTDQRMWTDRLRDYVDAIESLDSGEAINGLQAQRLGEMLADSAFGTGDRDDYFEAFDALEEEAGVDDLTEMTVDPGFVDDHAPFAPGPASAADMLTKVSNFQERSVKAYFNGDYRGMDPTRLRLGTIHSAKGREADHVFVATDLTEKVVEQMAASVEDPTDVPGVTEFTKRTDPVPTLTDNERRVFYVGMSRARERLVLLENLVDGAPTLPIDVLLHNEPVEMTLAELIEDAQEAGVEATAD, from the coding sequence ATGGCTGACTCCACCCACGTGACTCGACTCTTCGGTGGTCCCGGGAGTGGGAAGACCACGGCCCTGCTGGACCGCGTCGACGAGATGCTCGACGAGGGGGTCGCGGTCAACGACATTCTCGTCGTCTCCTACACCCGTGCGGCCGCCCAAGAGGTCCGTGAACGACTCGCCGAACGACTCGACTGTACGCCGAAGTCCCTGCGGGGGAACGTCTGTACGATGCACGCGAAGGCGTACGAGCTGCTGAACCTCTCACGGGGCGACGTGGTCGGCGAGAAGCACAAAGAAGCGTTCTGTGAGGAGTATGGACTGGATTTCGAAGACGAGTACAAGTCCTCGCGTCGGCGCTCGGCGCGGTCGACGACGCTCGGCAACAAGATTATTGCCACCTCCCAGTGGCTCCAGCGAACCGAACGCGACGTGGCCGACTGGTACGACGTCCCGTTCCAGTGGGACGAGGAGGAGGTCCGCCTCCCGCCGGAGGTCGACGACAACGCCCAGACGGGCAACAAGTACACCCCGACGTGGCCCTCTTCCGACGACCGCATCGACATTCCCGAGGCCATCCGGGGATGGCGCGCCTACAAGGGCGAGGAGGGCGTCGTCGGCTTCGCCGACATGCTCGAACGCGTCCAGCAGCGCTCGCTGTTGCCGAACGTCGAGCACCTCGTCATCGACGAGTTTCAGGACATCACGACGCTGCAGTACGGCGTCTACGAGGAGTGGAAACCGCACATGGAGAGCGTGTTAATCGCCGGTGACGACGACCAAGTCGTCTACGCGTGGCAGGGCGCCGACCCCAACCTCCTGTTGGACGAGGAGGTCGACGACGACATCGTCTTGCCGAACTCCTATCGACTCCCCTCGAAGATTCTCAACGTCGTCAACACCCAGATTAGCCACATCGAGAAGCGACAGGACAAGGACCTCAAGCCGCGCAAGCAGGGCGGGTCCGTCGAGGCCGTCCGGTCGCCGTCGATGCTGGACCTCGTCCGCAACGTCCGCGGCACCCTCGAACAGGACACCGAGGGCACCGTGATGGTGCTGTTCCGCGCGCGCTATCAGATGTTCCAGTTCATGGACGAGTTCATCGACGATGGCATGCCGTTTACGTCGTTGACCGACCAGCGGATGTGGACCGACCGCCTGCGCGATTACGTCGACGCCATCGAATCGCTCGATTCGGGCGAGGCCATCAACGGTCTGCAGGCCCAGCGACTCGGCGAGATGCTCGCCGACAGTGCCTTCGGCACCGGCGACCGCGACGACTACTTCGAGGCCTTCGACGCACTCGAAGAGGAGGCTGGCGTCGACGACCTCACCGAGATGACGGTCGACCCCGGCTTCGTCGACGACCACGCCCCCTTCGCCCCCGGTCCGGCCTCCGCCGCCGACATGCTCACCAAGGTGTCGAACTTCCAGGAGCGGTCGGTGAAGGCGTACTTCAACGGTGACTACCGCGGAATGGACCCCACCCGACTCCGCCTCGGAACCATCCACTCCGCGAAGGGCCGTGAGGCCGACCACGTCTTCGTCGCGACGGACCTCACCGAGAAAGTCGTCGAGCAGATGGCGGCCTCCGTCGAGGACCCCACGGACGTACCCGGCGTCACCGAGTTCACCAAACGGACGGACCCGGTGCCGACGCTGACGGACAACGAACGGCGCGTCTTCTACGTCGGGATGTCCCGCGCCCGCGAGCGTCTTGTCCTCCTAGAGAACCTCGTCGACGGCGCGCCGACGCTGCCCATCGATGTGCTGTTGCACAACGAGCCGGTCGAGATGACGCTGGCCGAACTCATCGAGGACGCACAGGAAGCCGGCGTCGAAGCAACGGCCGACTGA
- a CDS encoding MFS transporter has translation MTDGRLRRLWADPERRRWLAFGALAATYALVSVYRLSTAVLADELTRAFSVTGTQLGTLHASFFYVYAAMQLPAGVFADRLGSRRTVAVGAVVMSLGGFAFAFADSYVAAFAGRALIGFGGSVLFIAILRFCANWFRPSEFARMSGLTLAVAGFGGVLATTPLAVAVATAGWRETLIGLSVLGLALAATAYLLARDSPSDAGFEPMAGAETPGAPSLRAVLSNARRVLAEAETWLCGIVLFAGTGINITVFGLWGIPYLVQTYGVSVTFASTFTLLGSAGLLLGPPTIGAVSDRLGSRTGLVVVGMGLYTASFAVLSVTGRPPMAVVAVVFFAAGALAGGYALTYAVVKERHDAAASGVSTGTVNTMAFTGAAVLPTLMGLALDTYWTGDTIGGARVYSEFGYRMAFGLAAAVSLVAFLAALELHRRS, from the coding sequence GTGACGGACGGACGCCTCCGACGGCTGTGGGCCGACCCCGAGCGGCGCCGCTGGCTGGCCTTCGGCGCGCTCGCGGCGACGTACGCCCTGGTGTCTGTCTATCGGCTCTCGACGGCCGTGTTGGCCGACGAGTTGACGCGAGCGTTCTCGGTGACCGGCACACAACTCGGGACGCTCCACGCGTCGTTCTTCTACGTGTACGCGGCGATGCAGTTGCCAGCGGGGGTTTTCGCCGACCGACTCGGTTCCCGCCGGACGGTGGCCGTCGGGGCGGTCGTGATGAGCCTCGGAGGGTTCGCCTTCGCCTTCGCCGACTCCTACGTCGCGGCCTTCGCCGGCCGGGCACTCATCGGATTCGGCGGTAGCGTCCTGTTCATCGCTATCTTGCGGTTCTGTGCGAACTGGTTCCGCCCATCCGAGTTCGCACGCATGAGCGGGCTGACGCTGGCCGTCGCCGGGTTCGGTGGGGTGTTGGCGACGACGCCGCTCGCGGTCGCGGTCGCGACCGCTGGCTGGCGTGAGACGCTCATCGGCCTCTCCGTGCTCGGTCTCGCGCTCGCGGCCACGGCGTATCTCCTCGCCCGTGACTCGCCATCGGATGCGGGGTTCGAGCCGATGGCCGGCGCCGAAACACCCGGAGCGCCGTCGCTCCGTGCCGTCCTCTCGAACGCCCGGCGCGTCCTCGCAGAGGCCGAAACGTGGCTTTGCGGAATCGTGCTGTTTGCCGGCACGGGCATCAACATCACCGTCTTCGGCCTGTGGGGCATTCCGTATCTCGTCCAGACCTACGGCGTGAGCGTGACGTTCGCCTCGACGTTCACGCTGCTCGGCAGCGCCGGGTTGCTCCTCGGTCCGCCGACCATCGGTGCGGTTTCGGACCGCCTCGGCTCCCGGACTGGACTCGTCGTCGTCGGGATGGGCCTCTACACCGCTTCCTTCGCCGTCCTCTCGGTCACCGGTCGGCCGCCGATGGCCGTCGTCGCCGTCGTCTTCTTCGCCGCGGGGGCGCTCGCGGGCGGTTACGCGCTCACCTACGCAGTCGTCAAGGAACGTCACGACGCCGCCGCCTCCGGTGTCTCGACGGGGACGGTCAACACGATGGCGTTCACCGGAGCGGCCGTCCTCCCGACGCTGATGGGGCTGGCGCTGGACACCTACTGGACCGGCGACACCATCGGCGGCGCCCGCGTCTACTCGGAGTTCGGCTATCGGATGGCGTTCGGGCTGGCGGCCGCCGTTTCGCTCGTCGCGTTCCTCGCGGCACTCGAACTCCACCGCCGCTCCTGA
- a CDS encoding ATP-dependent DNA helicase: MDVSEVSGVPPWFADHLREEGIESLYPPQAEAVEAGVADGESLVASVPTASGKTLIAQLAMLSAVSRGGKALYIVPLRALASEKREEFAAFEQFGVSIGVSTGNYEDDGEWLAEKDIIVATSEKVDSLVRNGAPWIGDLDCVVADEVHLVDDPNRGPTLEVTLAKLRRVNPNLQVVALSATVGNAEAMAEWLDAALVDSEWRPIDLRKGVHYGQALHFDDGSQQELRVKSSEKPTEAIVRDTLSDGGSTLVFVNSRRNAEGAAKRLANTTTGWLDDEEKAQLAEIAEELRGVSDTETSDDLADCVEKGAAFHHAGCASEHRSLVEDAFRERLIKVVSATPTLAAGVNTPSRRVVVRDWRRYSGEAGGMQPLSVLEVHQMMGRAGRPGRDPYGEALLLANSHDELDELFERYVWADPEAVESKLAREPSMRTHLLATVASGFADSREALLEFLDQTLYATQYRQGSDGTDNLERVVDSTLEYLRANDFIEDDGERLQATNLGHTVSRLYLDPMSAAEIIDGLQAASNPTALGLFHLVSRTPDMYELYLRSGDREEYTMLAYERESEFCGNLPSEFEEERFDDWLSALKTARMLEDWAGEVDEDEITERYGVGPGDIRGKVDTAEWLLGAAESLASELDLATVPAVREARKRVQHGVGEELIDLAGVRGVGRKRARRLFDAGIETRADLREAEKSVVLGALRGREKTAENVLEAAGHQSPSMDGVRPDEEARPEAEPTDAAGNDDGEGQSSLGDF; this comes from the coding sequence ATGGACGTTTCCGAGGTCTCCGGCGTGCCGCCGTGGTTCGCCGACCACCTCCGCGAGGAGGGCATCGAATCGCTGTATCCGCCACAGGCCGAGGCCGTCGAGGCGGGCGTCGCCGACGGCGAGAGCCTCGTCGCCTCCGTGCCGACGGCCAGCGGCAAGACGCTCATCGCGCAGTTGGCGATGCTGTCTGCGGTCTCCCGCGGCGGAAAGGCACTGTACATCGTGCCGTTGCGGGCGCTGGCCAGCGAGAAGCGCGAGGAGTTCGCCGCCTTCGAGCAGTTCGGCGTCTCCATCGGCGTCTCGACGGGGAACTACGAGGACGACGGCGAGTGGCTCGCAGAGAAGGACATCATCGTCGCCACAAGCGAGAAGGTCGACTCGCTGGTCCGGAACGGCGCGCCGTGGATAGGCGACCTCGACTGCGTCGTCGCCGACGAGGTGCATCTCGTCGACGACCCGAACCGGGGGCCGACGCTCGAAGTGACGCTTGCGAAACTCCGGCGGGTGAACCCGAACCTGCAGGTCGTCGCGCTGTCGGCGACGGTCGGCAACGCCGAGGCGATGGCCGAGTGGCTCGACGCCGCGTTGGTCGACTCGGAGTGGCGACCCATCGACCTTCGGAAGGGGGTCCACTACGGGCAGGCGCTGCATTTCGACGACGGCAGCCAACAGGAACTCCGGGTGAAATCCTCCGAGAAACCGACCGAAGCCATCGTCCGCGATACGCTCTCGGATGGGGGGTCGACGCTCGTCTTCGTCAACTCCAGACGGAACGCCGAGGGCGCCGCCAAACGGCTGGCGAACACGACGACGGGGTGGCTCGACGACGAAGAGAAAGCGCAACTCGCCGAGATAGCCGAGGAGTTACGCGGCGTCTCGGATACCGAAACCAGCGACGACCTCGCCGACTGCGTCGAGAAGGGCGCGGCGTTTCACCACGCTGGCTGTGCGAGCGAACACCGCTCGCTCGTCGAGGACGCCTTCCGCGAGCGACTCATCAAGGTGGTTTCGGCGACGCCGACGCTGGCGGCGGGCGTGAACACCCCCTCCCGGCGCGTGGTGGTCCGCGACTGGCGACGCTACTCCGGGGAGGCCGGCGGGATGCAGCCGCTGTCGGTGCTGGAGGTCCACCAGATGATGGGCCGGGCCGGCCGTCCCGGCAGGGACCCCTACGGCGAGGCGCTGTTGCTCGCGAACAGCCACGACGAACTCGACGAACTGTTCGAACGGTACGTGTGGGCCGACCCCGAGGCCGTCGAGTCGAAACTGGCCCGCGAGCCGTCGATGCGGACCCACCTGCTGGCGACGGTCGCCTCCGGGTTCGCCGACTCACGGGAGGCGCTTTTGGAGTTCCTCGACCAGACGCTGTATGCGACCCAGTACCGACAGGGCAGCGACGGCACCGACAACCTCGAACGGGTCGTCGATTCGACGCTAGAGTACCTGCGAGCGAACGACTTCATCGAGGACGACGGCGAACGGCTACAGGCGACGAACCTCGGCCACACCGTCTCGCGGCTGTATCTCGACCCGATGAGCGCCGCCGAAATCATCGATGGACTACAGGCGGCATCGAATCCCACGGCGTTGGGGCTGTTCCACCTCGTCTCCCGGACGCCCGACATGTACGAACTGTACCTCCGCTCGGGCGACCGCGAGGAGTACACGATGTTGGCCTACGAGCGCGAATCGGAGTTCTGTGGCAACCTTCCGAGCGAGTTCGAAGAGGAGCGCTTCGACGACTGGCTGTCGGCGCTGAAGACGGCCCGGATGCTCGAAGACTGGGCCGGCGAGGTCGACGAAGACGAGATAACCGAGCGCTACGGCGTCGGGCCGGGCGACATCCGCGGGAAAGTCGATACCGCCGAGTGGCTGCTCGGCGCGGCGGAGTCGCTGGCGAGCGAACTCGACCTCGCGACGGTGCCGGCGGTTCGGGAAGCGAGAAAACGCGTCCAACACGGCGTCGGCGAGGAACTCATCGACCTCGCGGGCGTCCGCGGTGTCGGCCGGAAGCGCGCTCGCCGTCTGTTCGACGCCGGCATCGAGACCCGCGCGGACCTCCGGGAGGCGGAGAAATCGGTCGTCCTCGGGGCGCTCCGCGGCCGGGAGAAAACCGCGGAAAACGTCCTCGAAGCGGCGGGCCATCAGTCGCCGTCGATGGACGGCGTTCGGCCGGACGAGGAGGCCCGCCCCGAAGCGGAACCGACCGATGCCGCAGGGAACGACGACGGCGAGGGGCAGTCGAGCCTCGGTGATTTCTGA
- a CDS encoding alpha/beta hydrolase — translation MATDDSTEDLPLVHVSRPGTVTENAPAVVLIHGRGTNERDLLPIAAQLPEELHVLSVRAPQEMGGPNSFTWYDLDLSGGGLHSSQPDPEGFRRSLDVVHEFVESAVDTYDIDPDRVGLLGFSQGAITSISALLERPESYRWVVALNGYLADSHAEEVDSADGKPVFVGCGAMDQVIPPERAEHAAELLAEGGADVRFEQYGVGHGTTPQEISDVVEWLEERY, via the coding sequence ATGGCCACCGACGACTCGACCGAGGACCTGCCGTTGGTCCACGTCAGCCGCCCGGGAACCGTCACGGAGAACGCCCCCGCTGTCGTGTTGATTCACGGCCGCGGGACGAACGAACGCGACCTGCTTCCCATTGCCGCACAACTGCCCGAGGAACTGCACGTCCTCAGCGTTCGCGCGCCACAGGAGATGGGCGGGCCGAACAGTTTCACCTGGTACGACCTCGACCTCTCCGGCGGTGGTCTCCACTCGAGTCAACCCGATCCCGAGGGGTTCCGTCGCAGTCTCGACGTAGTCCACGAGTTCGTCGAGTCGGCCGTCGACACCTACGACATCGACCCCGACCGGGTCGGCTTACTCGGCTTCAGTCAGGGCGCCATCACCAGCATCTCGGCGCTGCTCGAACGGCCCGAATCCTATCGGTGGGTCGTCGCGCTGAACGGCTATCTCGCCGACTCCCACGCCGAGGAGGTCGACAGCGCCGACGGCAAGCCGGTGTTCGTCGGCTGTGGCGCGATGGACCAAGTGATTCCGCCCGAGCGCGCCGAGCACGCCGCCGAACTGCTCGCGGAGGGCGGTGCCGACGTACGCTTCGAACAGTACGGCGTCGGCCACGGGACGACGCCACAGGAAATCAGCGACGTGGTCGAGTGGCTGGAAGAGCGGTACTAA
- the mdh gene encoding malate dehydrogenase — MTKVSVIGAAGTVGAAAGYNIALRDIVDELVFVDIPDQRETTIGQAADTNHGIAYDSNTTVVQGEYEDTAGSDVVVITAGIPRQPGQTRIDLAGDNAPIMEDIGSSLDEYNDDYVSITTSNPVDLLNRHLYETGDRDRHEVIGFGGRLDSARFRYVLSERFDAPVQNVEATILGEHGDAQVPVFSKVRVDGEDPEFSGDEKEEILEDLQQSAMDVIERKGATQWGPATGVAHMVEAVLNDTGEVLPGSLALDGEFGYDDTAFGVPVKLGSNGIEEVVEWDLDDYETELMDEAAEKLSEQYDKIA, encoded by the coding sequence ATGACAAAGGTTAGCGTTATCGGAGCGGCAGGGACCGTCGGTGCCGCTGCGGGGTACAACATCGCGCTGCGCGACATCGTGGACGAACTGGTTTTCGTCGACATCCCGGACCAGCGGGAGACCACCATCGGGCAGGCCGCCGACACGAACCACGGCATCGCCTACGACTCCAACACGACCGTCGTACAGGGCGAGTACGAGGACACCGCGGGTTCGGACGTGGTCGTCATCACGGCGGGCATCCCGCGCCAGCCGGGGCAGACCCGGATCGACCTCGCGGGTGACAACGCCCCCATCATGGAGGACATCGGGTCGTCGCTCGACGAGTACAACGACGACTACGTCTCGATTACGACGTCGAACCCGGTTGACCTGCTGAACCGGCACCTCTACGAGACGGGCGACCGCGACCGCCACGAGGTCATCGGCTTCGGCGGCCGACTCGATTCGGCGCGGTTCCGCTACGTCCTCAGCGAACGCTTCGATGCGCCCGTCCAGAACGTCGAGGCAACCATCCTCGGCGAACACGGCGACGCACAGGTGCCCGTCTTCTCGAAGGTCCGCGTCGACGGCGAGGACCCCGAGTTCTCCGGCGACGAGAAGGAGGAGATTCTCGAAGACCTCCAGCAGTCGGCGATGGACGTCATCGAGCGGAAAGGCGCGACCCAGTGGGGTCCGGCGACGGGCGTCGCTCACATGGTCGAGGCAGTCCTCAACGACACCGGCGAGGTCCTGCCGGGGTCGCTCGCGTTGGACGGCGAGTTCGGCTACGACGACACCGCCTTCGGCGTCCCGGTCAAACTCGGTTCGAACGGCATCGAGGAGGTCGTCGAGTGGGACCTCGACGACTACGAAACCGAACTGATGGACGAGGCCGCCGAAAAACTCTCCGAACAGTACGATAAAATCGCCTAA
- the cgi121 gene encoding KEOPS complex subunit Cgi121: MEVIEGVVEVGTERFSDVGAFVDALGDVSDDNGVTVQAFDARYVVSRRHLERAVELADRERDRGEAIARDRSVEILLYAAGRRQINRALELGIGEGETPVVVLVDDESGDADAEAAAADAVASFVDPAETLGRYEEDRVREFYDIGAAELDATDAGLEALVLERVALLVVER; encoded by the coding sequence ATGGAGGTAATCGAAGGGGTCGTCGAAGTCGGCACCGAGCGGTTCTCGGATGTCGGGGCGTTCGTCGATGCGCTTGGCGATGTTTCCGATGACAACGGCGTGACCGTCCAGGCCTTCGACGCCCGGTACGTCGTCTCCCGACGACACCTCGAACGGGCCGTCGAGTTGGCCGACCGCGAGCGCGACCGCGGCGAAGCCATCGCCCGCGACAGGAGCGTCGAGATACTGCTGTATGCGGCCGGCCGCCGCCAGATTAACCGGGCGCTGGAACTCGGCATCGGCGAGGGTGAGACGCCAGTCGTCGTCCTCGTGGACGACGAATCCGGCGACGCCGATGCGGAAGCGGCGGCCGCTGACGCGGTGGCCTCCTTCGTCGACCCGGCGGAGACGCTCGGACGCTACGAAGAAGACCGCGTGCGGGAGTTCTACGACATCGGCGCGGCCGAGTTGGACGCGACCGACGCCGGACTGGAAGCGCTGGTCCTCGAACGGGTCGCGCTGCTCGTCGTCGAGCGGTAA
- a CDS encoding thioredoxin family protein, translated as MPVTLKDFYADWCGPCKTQDPILDELEEDYPDVAFEKVNVDEEQDVANEYQVRSLPTLIVENDDGIVERFVGVTQRDDIESALGKAGA; from the coding sequence ATGCCCGTCACCCTCAAGGACTTCTACGCGGACTGGTGCGGCCCGTGCAAAACACAGGACCCGATTCTCGACGAACTCGAAGAGGACTACCCTGACGTGGCCTTCGAGAAGGTCAACGTCGACGAAGAGCAGGACGTGGCAAACGAGTACCAAGTGCGCTCGCTGCCGACGCTCATCGTCGAGAACGACGACGGCATCGTCGAGCGGTTCGTCGGCGTCACCCAGCGTGACGACATCGAGAGCGCCCTCGGCAAAGCCGGCGCCTGA
- a CDS encoding DUF7533 family protein has protein sequence MNLLDTIGLFGTVALAAPIGLLGAEFLAGGRTALGVGFLAVAVGLVAGMYFRPSLSGTVADKLLGRVPADPEEDTD, from the coding sequence ATGAACCTCCTCGACACCATCGGGCTGTTCGGAACGGTGGCGCTGGCCGCGCCAATCGGCCTCCTCGGTGCCGAGTTCCTCGCTGGCGGCCGGACGGCTCTCGGTGTCGGCTTTCTCGCCGTCGCCGTCGGGCTCGTCGCCGGGATGTACTTCCGACCGAGTCTCTCGGGAACCGTCGCTGACAAACTGCTGGGTCGGGTCCCTGCCGACCCCGAGGAGGACACCGACTGA
- a CDS encoding HVO_0416 family zinc finger protein, whose product MATSNDELFDEFLSDRGHETETDARSWEQDYNKKRCPDCGGLHGLDAASCTVCGWQP is encoded by the coding sequence ATGGCCACTTCGAACGACGAACTTTTCGACGAATTCCTCTCGGACCGTGGACACGAGACCGAAACCGACGCCCGGAGTTGGGAGCAGGACTATAACAAGAAACGCTGTCCCGACTGCGGGGGGCTTCACGGCCTCGACGCCGCTTCGTGTACCGTCTGCGGCTGGCAGCCCTGA
- a CDS encoding DUF7533 family protein encodes MAFGIVRSLQLIATLVVAGPVALVGVLNVVEGRYVIGAFFLAAAVGLVVVSEYVYLRLADRTVGRVKRLKNIRSGE; translated from the coding sequence ATGGCGTTCGGCATCGTTCGCTCGTTGCAACTCATCGCGACGCTCGTCGTCGCCGGCCCCGTCGCGCTCGTCGGCGTTCTCAACGTCGTCGAGGGCCGATACGTGATTGGAGCGTTCTTCCTCGCGGCCGCCGTCGGTCTCGTGGTCGTCAGCGAGTACGTCTACCTCCGACTCGCGGACCGGACCGTCGGTCGGGTGAAACGGCTGAAAAACATCCGCAGCGGTGAGTGA
- a CDS encoding preprotein translocase subunit Sec61beta, with protein sequence MSSGQNSGGLMSSAGLVRYFDSEDSSTPTMDPRTVVAFGVLLGVLVLMLNALA encoded by the coding sequence ATGAGCAGCGGCCAGAACTCCGGCGGGCTGATGTCCAGTGCCGGACTCGTCCGGTACTTCGATAGCGAGGATTCCAGTACGCCCACGATGGACCCCCGAACGGTCGTCGCCTTCGGCGTCCTGTTGGGCGTCCTCGTGTTGATGTTGAACGCACTCGCCTAA
- a CDS encoding ferredoxin, whose translation MKIRYDRDTCIGMFQCVAEWDAFEKDEDAGKAVLADAEEVEADVFEREIPEDAELDAKFAARACPVDAIEVYDDDGEQII comes from the coding sequence ATGAAAATCAGATACGACCGCGACACCTGCATCGGGATGTTCCAGTGTGTCGCCGAGTGGGACGCCTTCGAGAAGGACGAAGACGCGGGGAAAGCCGTACTGGCCGACGCCGAGGAGGTAGAGGCGGACGTCTTCGAGCGGGAAATCCCCGAGGACGCCGAACTCGACGCGAAGTTTGCGGCGCGGGCCTGCCCCGTCGACGCCATCGAGGTGTACGACGACGACGGCGAGCAGATAATCTGA